One Stigmatopora argus isolate UIUO_Sarg chromosome 19, RoL_Sarg_1.0, whole genome shotgun sequence genomic window, gcacgaggctagcgctagccgcgaatggctaatcgctacgctagcagggagtccacgtagtgcttctaactactttattgtggatgctaaatgagcgttagttaagctaatgttcatactcctatgattttgtttgtaaaaatacacttatttgtcggtgcgaatgggctcaaagttttggttaattatgttaaatgcaaatgtgattgattgacacacattgtatggcatgcacttgttgtagtgtatgtacacgatggaattaaggctataaatgtttgtttagaaagcagactaaactctgtccctgtgtggcttttttaagttgacggacatcttcctggacagcggcttgagttctaaaaggcctggggccacctggtctgactgcaccacgccggcctggctcagtacctccgggacactaaagtgaagttcaacctggacggcatggatggacggacggcatggacggacggacggcatggacggactgacggcatggacggactgacggcatggacggacggacggcatggacggacggacggcatggacggacggacggcatggacggacggcagggacggacggcatggatggacggcactttttctccccagtggagttttggacactttttctccccagtggagttttggacactttttctccccagtggagttttggacactttttctccccagtggagttttggacactttttctccccagtggagttttggacactttttctccccagtggagttttggacactttttctccccggtggagttttggacacttttttacccgtggatttttggacacttttttaccggtgcaggtaagtatttaggtcttttgagttttgatttgtggacacttttctccctagtggagttttggacactttttggacacttttctccccagtggagttttggacactttttggacacttttctccccagtggagttttggacactttttggacacttttctccccagtggagttttggacactttttggacacttttctccccagtggagttttggacactttttggacacttttctccccagtggagttttggacactttttggacacttttctcccctgtggagttttggacactttttggacactttttctccccagtggagttttggacactttttggacactttttctccccagtggagttttggacactttttctccccagtggagttttggacactttttctccccagtggagttttggacactttttctccccagtggagttttggacactttttctccccagtggagttttggacactttttctccccagtggagttttggacacttttttacccgtggatttatggacacttttttacccgtggatttatggacacttttttaccggtggacttttggacacttttttaccggtgcaggtaagtatttaggtcttttgagttttgatttgtggacacttttctccctagtggagttttggacactttttggacacttttctccccagtggagttttggacactttttggacacttttctccccagtggagttttggacactttttggacacttttctccccagtggagttttggacactttttggacacttttctccccagtggagttttggacactttttggacactttttctccccagtggagttttggacactttttctccctagtggagttttggacactttttctccccagtggagttttggacactttttttacccgtggatttatggacacttttttacccgtggatttatggacacttttttaccggtggacttttggacacttttttaccggtgcaggtaagtatttaggtcttttgagttttgatttgtggacacttttctacctagtggagttttggacactttttggacacttttctccccagtggagttttggacactttttggacacttttctccccagtggagttttggacactttttggacacttttctccccagtggagttttggacactttttggacactttttctccccagtggagttttggacactttttctccctagtggagttttggacactttttctccctagtggagttttggacacttttttacccgtggatttatggacacttttttacccgtggatttatggacacttttttaccggtggacttttggacacttttttaccggtgcaggtaagtatttaggtcttttgagttttgatttgtggacacttttctccctagtggagttttggacactttttggacacttttctccccagtggagttttggacactttttggacacttttctccccagtggagttttggacactttttggacacttttctccccagtggagttttggacactttttggacacttttctccccagtggagttttggacactttttggacactttttctccccggtggagttttggacactttttctccctagtggagttttggacactttttctccccagtggagttttggacacttttttacccgtggatttatggacacttttttacccgtggatttatggacacttttttaccggtggacttttggacactttttttaccggtgcaggtaagtatttaggtcttttgagttttgatttgtggacacttttctccctagtggagttttggacactttttggacacttttctccccagtggagttttggacactttttggacacttttctccccagtggagttttggacactttttggacacttttctccccagtggagttttggacactttttggacacttttctccccagtggagttttggacactttttggacactttttctccccagtggagttttggacactttttctcctcagtggagttttggacacttttttttacccgtggatttatggacacttttttaccggtggacttttggacactttttttaccggtgcaggtaagtatttaggtattttgagttttgatttgtggacacttttctccctagtggagttttggacactttttggacacttttctccccagtggagttttggacactttttggacactttttctccctagtggagttttggacacttttctcccctgcTGAGTTTtggggacggacggcacggacggcacggacggcacggacggcacggacggacggcacggacggacggacggcacggacggacggacggcacggacggacggcacggacggacggcacggacggacggcacggacggacggcacggacggacggacggcacggacggacggcacggacggacggcacggacggacggcacggacggacggcacggacggacggacggcacagacggacggcacggacggacggcacggacggacggcacggacggcacggacggacggacggacggcacggacggacggcacggacggacggacggacggcacggacggacggcacggacggacggcacggacggacggacggcacggacgggacggacggacggacggcacggacggcacggacggacggcacggacggacggcacggacggacggacggacggacggcacggacggacggacggacggcacggacggacggcacggacggacggacggcacggacggacggacggacggcacggacggacggacagagggatcaaggtgagtgcaaaattcagcacaccttgctaaaaaaatgtaattaatttattggaaaaatttcaaagacttgaacctttttttcccccgtggacttttgggtatgaacggacggcaaagatggacggcaaggacggacggcagggacggacggcagggacagacggagggatcaaggtgagtgcaaaattcagcacaccttgctaaaaaaatgtaattaatttattggaaaaatttcaaagacttgaaccttttttttcccccgtggacttttgggcatgaacggacggcaaagatggacggcaaggacggacggcagagacggacggacggacggcagagacggacggcagggacggacggcagggacggacggcagggacggacggcagggacggacggcagggacggacggcagggacggacggcagggacggacgccagggacggacgccagggacggacgccagggacggacgccagggacggacgccagggacggacgccagggacggacgccagggacggacgccagggacggacgccagggacggacgccagggacggacgccagggacggacgccagggacggacgccagggacggacgccagggacggacgccagggacggacggcagggacagacggagggatcaaggtgagtgcaaaattcagcacaccttgctaaaaaaaatataattaatttattggaaacatttcaaagacttgaaccttttttttcccccgtggacttttgggcatgaacggacggcaaagatggacggcaaggacggacggcaaggacggacggcagggacggacggacggcagggacggacgccagggacggacgccagggacggacgccagggacggacgccagggacggacgccagggacggacgccagggacggacgccagggacggacgccagggacggacgccagggacggacgccagggacggacggcagggacagacggagggatcaaggtgagtgcaaaattcagcacaccttgctaaaaaaaatataattaatttattggaaacatttcaaagacttgaaccttttttttcccccgtggacttttgggcatgaacggacggcaaagatggacggcaaggacggacggcaaggacggacggcagggacggacggacggcagggacggacgccagggacggacgccagggacggacgccagggacggacgccagggacggacgccagggacggacgccagggacggacgccagggacggacgccagggacggacggcagggacagacggagggatcaaggtgagtgcaaaattcaacacactttgccaaaaaaaaaatattggaaaatgttcaaagacttgaactttttttctcctctgcggacttttgggcatggacggacggcatggacggacggcatggacggacggcagggacggacggcagggacagacagagggatcaaggtgagtgcaaaattcagcacacttCCTTAAATTATTGGAAATTTCCAAAAGCTATAACTTTCCCCCCCCCTGCGGACTTTTGGGcgtggacggacggcacggactgaTGGACGACAGGGACAGAGACAACTGCGGTGAGTCGGCCACGCCCGCCGGCCCGTGCCGTCGTCCAATCGCAAGCCGAGCCCATTCCACCCGTGTTTGCTCTCTTTCAGCGTGCTTCACGGGTACGTGTAAACTAGGAGTCTTGAGGCCCTGTCGTTGGTGTTAgtgactggcggccatcttacgacagacactctgaattggctcaattcttcaaacgttttggttgggaggaggtaagtgatccaagatggcggcgcgcgtggatgcagctggctcttgctctccagtttggtgttttgtttcctcagtcttgtCGTTGGTTGCTAACATCTGCCAGGCAAaccttttctacagtcgccaggatttggttgctctcgggaggagatgccataaatccatcagagcagattgccaacgaacctgccgcatgtccccgaggacatctcgagacgaccaatttcgtcatacgctgctgtgtatgatgacaattaggcttttgatgattccATGATGATGATCAAGCCCATGTCTGAACAGTTAGCAATCCctcattttctgttgctttggggatatttttgcgccacttcctcttgattttgagggaattgATCGCATcactcacattaaaaaaaagatagggttgttggaaaaaatattatagaaaataattcaaattcacaAGACGGGGAAGACGTGCTGGCGGCTGTCATGGAGTTCCGTGCGCATCGGTCGCGCCATGCaggcaagccccgcccccccagggATGGAATTTGGCCGTCCGTCCGCTTAATCGGGTCTTTGCTTTCAGCTGGACGAGAGCGGGAAGTCGGTCTTCACCGTTCTGTGGGGGGACGTGGCCGCTGAATTGAGGAAGGTGAAGAACTGCGTCATCTGTTACGGTGGGTAGCCACAAGAGATTTGGCTGGCTTTTGGtcgggggaaaaaaggcttttcTCTGTCCATGAatcgttaggcttttttttctaaaaaatgacaatgtatacatagtcatttttttgggaaaaaaaggcttacaatagatggtcgtttttttaaaagaaaaaaaaaagccttacaaaaaatccttaaaaaatgaccatgtatagtaaagctttattctttaaaaaatatatagtatatatagtaaggcttcttttcctaaaaaatgacatagtatagtaaggcttaaaaaaacgacatagtatagtaaggcttttttcttaaaaaaccgacatagtatagtaaggcttttttcttttaaaaaaaatg contains:
- the LOC144064757 gene encoding uncharacterized protein LOC144064757 isoform X21 encodes the protein MNGRQRWTARTDGRDRRRDQDGRQGRTARTDGRDGRTAGTDARDGRQGRTPGTDARDGRQGRTPGTDARDGRQGRTPGTDARDGRQGQTEGSRWTARTDGKDGRQGRTDGRDGRQGRTPGTDARDGRQGRTPGTDARDGRQGRTPGTDGRDRRRDQDFWAWTDGMDGRHGRTAGTDGRDRQRDQGVDGRHGLMDDRDRDNCACFTGKPFLQSPGFGCSREEMP